The Fulvivirga maritima genome segment TGACTCACAACAAAAGAACCATGGCCAGCACTGATGTAATCTATGGTATTACCATGATAGAACAAGGTGTCTCTCGTGTGATTCCGGTGGATTTAAGAGAACTTGCTGATTAAAATTTAGGGGTTTTCCTGTATCGTAAGTTCAGAGAGCCCCTTATACATCTTTACTCTGTCATAAAAACAGCCTATAGCACCGATAGACGAACATACAAAACACTGAAAAACAACCATTTACATTAAAAATTCATTTTCAGAATAATCCCCTATAATTTCATTCATTCTGCTTACGATATTTGAAATATCAATTTTTAAAAGCAAGAAATCATGAAATCAAAAGCCTCATTTTTTATTCTCATTGCTTATTTCCTCACTCCTTTTATGGGAGCTAGGGCTTTTGATAAAATTACTGATATTGATGATGAGCGAAAAACGAAAAGTCAATTTATACTATCTATAACTAAGTATTTGGAATGGTCAACCCCTTCTGACAACATAGTGCTAGGTATCATTTCTAATAATGATCAAATGTATAAGACTTTATCAGCATTAGCCTCATCAAGATCAACCAGTAAAAAAATAATAATTAAAAACTATACTAATATTTCAGATGTAGATGACTGTAATATTCTATTCGTCACTAAAGGAGGTGAATTAAGTGCTAATCAAATCCGACAGTTGGACATTACAGATTTGCTGGTCATTACAGAGCAGGAGGGCGAGAAAGGTAGTGCGATTAATTTAATCCATAAAGAAGGCAAATTAATGTTTGAGATTAATCGTGAAGTGGTGGATAAGACGGGGGTGAAAATGGCCAGCAAACTAATGGATTTGGCCATAGTGAAATAGAAACGTGTGGGTTAGGTTGATAGAGGTTAAAGAGGAGCGGAAAGGCTCCTCTTTACGTTATCACAAATAATTGCCGTAGCCATTGCTACATTTAAAGATTCTGCTCTACCATAAGCAGGTATGGTAATTTTAGAGGTTACCATTTTTTCGATTTCAGCTGAGATACCATGAGCTTCATTTCCCATTAACAAAATTCCTCCTTTACTAAAACTCACCTGATGCACATTTTCCCCATCTAATAAAGCCCCATAGACAGGTACCTCCACATCTGACAACACTTCCGACAAGTCCTTATACCACACATCTACCCTGGCGAAAGATCCCTTAGATGCAGAGATTACTTTAGGGTTATAAAAATCAGCTGTATTAGGAGATGCCAATACTTTAGAAATGCCATACCAATCAGCTATTCTTATTATGGTACCCAAATTACCTGGGTCATTGATATCATCCAGCGCTATTACATATTCGGATGAACTCATCGTAAACCTCTTGTCTTCTTTCATTTTGACCACTGCTAAAGCCTGGTTATTAGATTTTAATGTGCCTATTTTCTCCAGATCCTTTTCACTTGCCTCTATGATCTCAATTTCTTCAGGAATAATGGTATCTTTAATGAAATCATTAGTCGCCAGAAGCATTGTTACCTCAAAATCAGACTGTAATACCTCTTGAACACTTTTCTTTCCCTCTACTAAAAATGATTGTTCTTCCTTTCGGTATTTCTTTAATTGCAAGGATTTAATGAACTTCGCAGTTGTTTTAGATATCATAAGCTATAAGTTACGAATAAGTTTGAGGGTACATTATATTTTTATAATCATCACAGCATTTCTACTGTCAGGATGTTTGGGCTCCAAATATCTTAAAGAAGATGAAAAACTGCTCTACAAACAGAAAATAAAAAGTAGTAACCAGATAGATAAAGAAGATCTGGCTCAGCTATATGCCCAAAAGCCTAACCGACAATTTCCTATAGTTCCCTTCTCTCCTTATGTATGGTTTTATTATTATGGGCAAAACAGGTATGATGCTGATAGGTATAAGGCCAAAAGAAATGAGACCAGAATTAAATGGAATAAAAAAATAGCTAAAGCTCAGGCTAAAGAAAAATCAAAAAAGGCCAAAAAACTTGAGCGTAAAAAGCAGAAAAAGATAGCCCGAATAAACAAAACCATTCAGGAGGGTAATATTTGGATGCGCTGGGGTGAACCCATCGCTGTATATGATTCTGCGCTTTCTAGGCTAACCATGGATAGGTTTAAGTTATATCTTTACTCTAAAGGTTATTTCCAAGCCTCTGTAGACACTACCCTGAGGCTATACAATGATAAAGTCTCGATTAAATATATTATTGAAGAAGGAGAGCCTTATACTATAGACACGGTAATGCTTGAGTCTACCGATGACGCTATTACTCAACTCATTAAAAAGAATAAGGATGATAGCCAATTAAAAGTAGGTGAGAATTATGATCAAAGTAAGATTAGTGACGAAAGAGAATGGATTGATCAATTATTAAAAGATAACGGATATTTTGATTTTAGTCGTCAATACGTAGAATTCAATGTAGATACCGCATTTGGTGGAGATAAGAAAATCGCTATTGAAACGGTAATTAATGAACCTAAAAAAGGATCTCACAGGGTTTTTACTGTAGACAGCGTTAATTTCACTACAGATGCTAATGCTGCCACCACTCCATCTGATTCCTTAAGAAAGTCAGAAACCTACAATGGTACTACCTATCGTTTTTATGAAAACCTATATAATTTTAAAATCCTTAACAGAAGGGTTTTCATTAAAAAAGATAGTGTTTATAGCAAGAGCAACACCTTTACCACTCAGCGACAGCTCGCTAACCTTGATCATTTTCGGTTTATAAATATCAACTATGACTCAGCTGATGGCAAGTTAATAGCCAACATATACACCAGCCCACTGAGCCGGTATCAATGGACTAACGAAGTAGGAATAAATGTTACTCAGGGGTTTCCTGGGCCTTTTTATAATGTGTCTTTCAAAAAAAGAAATGTATTCAGAGGGCTTGAAATTCTGGAATTAAACGGCAGAGTAGGAATTGAAGGAGTAGCACCTGCAACCGAAGTACAGGAAGTCTACGCCAGCGTAGAAGCTGGGGTGAACGCCTCTTTAACCTTTCCGCAGTTCGTACTACCTTTAAGTGGCAAAGCAAAGGAACGGCTGGGTCGCCTAAACCCAAAAACAAGACTTCTTACCGGTTATACCTACACAGATCGACCTGAATATGTCAGAGAAAACATTAATATTTCCAATTCTTATTCCTGGCAATCCGAAAAGCAGACCTTATTTAACTTCACCACTACTGATATTAGCATCATTAATTCGGATTTAAGTCAGAGTTTTAGAGATACACTTATTGTGCTGGCTCAAAGAGGTAACAGACTTATAAACACTTTTAGACCATCATTTGTAAGTAGCATGAACTTCAGCACTACCTGGAATAATAACAGCTACGGAATCAATTTTGAGAACTCTTCTTTTTTCAGAATTTACCTGGAAAGTGGTGGTACCAGTCTTAATTTCATTGATCCGGGCCCAATAGAAAGGCAAGGATTAGAGTATTATAAATACATAAAATTTAGTATTGATAAACGGAAGATCAATCCTATCAATGAAAATACAACCCTGGCCTATCGAATTAATGCAGGTATAGCCAAGCCTTATAGTGAGAACCAAATATTGCCTTATGAAAAATATTTCTTTGCCGGAGGTAGTAACGGTATACGAGCATGGCGACCGAGGCGGCTGGGCCCAGGATCATTTTCTTCCATTGATTCAGTATCTAACCGGGTTACGTATAATTTTGAACAGCCTGGAGAATTGTTAATAGAAGGAAGTATAGAGCTCAGAAAGAACCTGATTGGCTTTATTGATTATGCCGCTTTTATTGATTTTGGTAATATTTGGATGATTCAGAAAGACCCTTCCAGACCTGGATCTCAATTTAAATTGGATCGATTTTACAAAGAAATAGCCGTGGGTGGTGGCCTGGGGTTACGCTTTGACTTTTCATTCCTGGTATTAAGGCTAGATGCTGGCATGAAGCTCTATGATCCCGCCAGGCCTGAAGGTAAGCGTTTCATTACATCTAGTGGGTATTATGATGAGCCCTTTACTCCTACAGCAGCAGAAGCGATTGTACTGAATATTGGTATTGGCTATCCTTTCTAATACTCTAACAACTCAGCAAGCGCTCGCTCAACTTTTGCTGCATTAGGCAACACCTGCTTTTCTAACTCCACATTTAAAGGAATAGCCGGTAAATTAGCAGCCCCGAGCAACTGTACAGGTGCATCCAAAAACTCAAAACACCTATGGCCTATTCTCCCTGCCAAAGACTCGGCAAACGAATTCATTAACGGCTCCTCGGTAAGCACAAAAGCTCTGTTATGCCTTTTCACTGCAGCTTCAATACTTTCCCAATCAATGGGATTGAGAGATCGTAAGTCCAAGATCTCTACCCTACCTTCTAAGCTACTAGCTGCAGCTTTAGCCCAATATACCCCCATTCCATATGTGATAATCACACAACTGGATTTTTCCTTAATAACATCATCTTGTGCCGTTAATACCTGTCGCGCTTTTCCTAGTGGAATAATATAGTCCTTTGATGGCTCAGCTGTCTTCGCCTCTTTGGTTCCCGGAACTTTAGACCAGTAAAGGCCTTTATGCTCTAGCATAATCACAGGATTAGGGTCGTAAAATGCGGCTTTCATTAATCCTTTCATATCAGCAGCATTAGATGGATAAACTACTTTAATTCCTCTTATGCTCAACAGTACTGACTCTATGCTTCCCGAATGGTATGGTCCACCGCCGCCATAGGCTCCGATTGGCACCCTGATCAGTGATTGTATAGGAAACTTGCCGGCTGACAAATAACAACTCTTAGACAGCTCTTCTACGAGCTGATTAATACCCGGCCATATATAATCCGCAAACTGTACTTCCACAATAGGCTTTGCTCCCACAGCAGACATCCCCGCAGTAGAACCTATAATATATGCCTCCTGAATAGGCGTGTTAAAGATCCGGTGACTACCATATTTTTGAGCTAATGTGGCCGCTTCTCTAAATACACCTCCCAATGTACCTCCTACATCCTGTCCATAAAAAAGGGCTTCAGGGTGGCTCTTCAATATTTCTTCTATGGCGTGTAATGCCGCATCTACCATTACTACTTTCTCGGCTTTATCAGGCTCTCGCTCCCCTCTTTCTTCGGTGATCTCAGTCGGTGCAAACTCATGCATATCATACGTTTGCACATCAGGATCACTAGCTTGCAATGCCTTTTGATATTCACCTGCTACATTTTCTATAGCTTTTGCCTCTAATTCTTCAAGTTCTGATAGTTCTATTCCGGTTTCTAGTAAATAATGTTTTAGCTTAAATAATGGATCCTGCTTACTATGTTTTTTCAAATCATCATCTCCTCTATACCATTCCTTTCTTACCCCAGAAGTATGATGCCCCAATAGTGGACACTTAGCATGTACCAAAATAGGCCCCTTTCTTTCTCTCACATATGAAAAGGCCTTTTGAATACCCTGATAAGAACTTACAAAGTCTGCCCCATCAACCTGTAGCCGCTCCATGCCCTTAAAGCCAGCTGCATATTCATACGCATTCATATTCCTCATTTCCTTACCTGTAGCTGATATGCCCCAATCATTATCCTGAACCAGATAAACAATAGGCAACTTTTTCAAAACCGCCATTTGCCAGGCCTCAGCCACTTCTCCTTCTGTAACCGAACCATCTCCCAGAGAGCATAATACTAATGGTCTGTTTTCATTCTCTCCCCCTACCTTTTCCAAATATTGAATACCTTGAGCCATGCCCGTAGCAGGTATAGCCTGCATACCTGTAGCAGAACTTTGGTGAGGTATCACAGGAAATCCCTTCCTCTTCAATGATGGATGTGAATAATAAGTTCTACCTTGAGAAAATGGATCATCAGCCTTGGCTAGAAGTTGTAACATTAACTCATAGGGCTGCATTCCGATACCTAAAAGAATAGATTCATCTCTATAATATAAAGAGGCATAATCATGCTCTGTAAGTTGAAACCCTGCCGCTAACTGAATGGCTTCATGACCTCTGGAAGTGCTATGCACATATTTGCTACAAACCTCCCTATTTTCATCGTACAGCTCAGCCATTCTTTTAGTAGTACACATCAGGCTGTAGGCTTTCAGTAAAACACTTTTATTGATGGTGGGCTTATCCTGAGTTATGAAAGATCGGGTTGAAGGCATAGGAATTTTTTCTTTTATTCGCTCAAGCTAACGACTGTTCGCTACAATAGCTAATTTACGAAATTCGCAAAGAACATAGCCCTATTTAATATTTTTTACAATTATCAAATCGAAAAAAACCTGAGTAGTAATCAAGAATTCAATAGTTTTGCCCTATGAGTATTACTAAAACAGATATTTCGGAGTGGTTTAAGTTATTACAGGATGAAATCTGTAATGCATTAGAAAAAGCTGACGGCAAAGCCCAGTTTAAGGAGGACTTATGGGAAAGACCTGGCGGCGGCGGCGGCCGTACCAGAGTAATCACTGACGGTAATGTTTTAGAAAAAGGAGGCGTAAATTTCTCTGCTGTTGAAGGTACTACGCCTGTTAATATACTTCAGGCTCTGGAACTTGAAGAGTGCGATTTTTTCGCCACAGGAGTTTCAATAGTTATTCACCCCAGCAACCCTTGGGTGCCTATCATTCACATGAATGTTCGCTATTTTGAAATGAGCAATGGCGTGTGGTGGTTTGGAGGTGGAATAGACCTAACACCTCATTACATAAACCCACAGGAGGCTTTTTACTTCCACCAAAGCATCAAATCTGTGTGCGACCATCATAACAGTGACTTTTATCCTAGATTTAAAACCTGGGCTGATGAGTATTTCTATTTGAAACACCGCAAAGAGACCAGAGGTGTGGGGGGTATTTTCTTTGACAGGCTTGGAGAAAGTGAAGGCTCCAAAGAAGATCTTTTTGCCTTTGTGCAGGAAGTAGGTAAAAGCTTTGCACCCATTTATGTTCACTATATCAATCAAAACAGAGACAAAACCTTTACTGAAGTAGAAAAGAATTGGCAAATGCTTCGCAGAGGCCGTTATGTAGAGTTTAATTTAGTTTGGGACAAAGGCACAAAATTTGGCCTTGATACCGATGGCAGAACTGAGTCTATCCTCATGAGTTTGCCTCCCCAAGCGAACTGGGTATATGATTTTCAACCTGAAGAGGGCAGCAAAGAGAGTGAAACCCTTAAATTGCTTAAGAAAAATATTGATTGGATAAATCAAAAGTAAACGCTACCATTAAATTTTAAAGACACTTTATGATAGATTGGTTAATCAAACTTGATCAGGAAATATTCTTT includes the following:
- the tamL gene encoding translocation and assembly module lipoprotein TamL, which produces MNFAVVLDIISYKLRISLRVHYIFIIITAFLLSGCLGSKYLKEDEKLLYKQKIKSSNQIDKEDLAQLYAQKPNRQFPIVPFSPYVWFYYYGQNRYDADRYKAKRNETRIKWNKKIAKAQAKEKSKKAKKLERKKQKKIARINKTIQEGNIWMRWGEPIAVYDSALSRLTMDRFKLYLYSKGYFQASVDTTLRLYNDKVSIKYIIEEGEPYTIDTVMLESTDDAITQLIKKNKDDSQLKVGENYDQSKISDEREWIDQLLKDNGYFDFSRQYVEFNVDTAFGGDKKIAIETVINEPKKGSHRVFTVDSVNFTTDANAATTPSDSLRKSETYNGTTYRFYENLYNFKILNRRVFIKKDSVYSKSNTFTTQRQLANLDHFRFININYDSADGKLIANIYTSPLSRYQWTNEVGINVTQGFPGPFYNVSFKKRNVFRGLEILELNGRVGIEGVAPATEVQEVYASVEAGVNASLTFPQFVLPLSGKAKERLGRLNPKTRLLTGYTYTDRPEYVRENINISNSYSWQSEKQTLFNFTTTDISIINSDLSQSFRDTLIVLAQRGNRLINTFRPSFVSSMNFSTTWNNNSYGINFENSSFFRIYLESGGTSLNFIDPGPIERQGLEYYKYIKFSIDKRKINPINENTTLAYRINAGIAKPYSENQILPYEKYFFAGGSNGIRAWRPRRLGPGSFSSIDSVSNRVTYNFEQPGELLIEGSIELRKNLIGFIDYAAFIDFGNIWMIQKDPSRPGSQFKLDRFYKEIAVGGGLGLRFDFSFLVLRLDAGMKLYDPARPEGKRFITSSGYYDEPFTPTAAEAIVLNIGIGYPF
- the hemF gene encoding oxygen-dependent coproporphyrinogen oxidase; its protein translation is MSITKTDISEWFKLLQDEICNALEKADGKAQFKEDLWERPGGGGGRTRVITDGNVLEKGGVNFSAVEGTTPVNILQALELEECDFFATGVSIVIHPSNPWVPIIHMNVRYFEMSNGVWWFGGGIDLTPHYINPQEAFYFHQSIKSVCDHHNSDFYPRFKTWADEYFYLKHRKETRGVGGIFFDRLGESEGSKEDLFAFVQEVGKSFAPIYVHYINQNRDKTFTEVEKNWQMLRRGRYVEFNLVWDKGTKFGLDTDGRTESILMSLPPQANWVYDFQPEEGSKESETLKLLKKNIDWINQK
- a CDS encoding YfiR family protein, encoding MKSKASFFILIAYFLTPFMGARAFDKITDIDDERKTKSQFILSITKYLEWSTPSDNIVLGIISNNDQMYKTLSALASSRSTSKKIIIKNYTNISDVDDCNILFVTKGGELSANQIRQLDITDLLVITEQEGEKGSAINLIHKEGKLMFEINREVVDKTGVKMASKLMDLAIVK
- a CDS encoding alpha-ketoacid dehydrogenase subunit alpha/beta, giving the protein MPSTRSFITQDKPTINKSVLLKAYSLMCTTKRMAELYDENREVCSKYVHSTSRGHEAIQLAAGFQLTEHDYASLYYRDESILLGIGMQPYELMLQLLAKADDPFSQGRTYYSHPSLKRKGFPVIPHQSSATGMQAIPATGMAQGIQYLEKVGGENENRPLVLCSLGDGSVTEGEVAEAWQMAVLKKLPIVYLVQDNDWGISATGKEMRNMNAYEYAAGFKGMERLQVDGADFVSSYQGIQKAFSYVRERKGPILVHAKCPLLGHHTSGVRKEWYRGDDDLKKHSKQDPLFKLKHYLLETGIELSELEELEAKAIENVAGEYQKALQASDPDVQTYDMHEFAPTEITEERGEREPDKAEKVVMVDAALHAIEEILKSHPEALFYGQDVGGTLGGVFREAATLAQKYGSHRIFNTPIQEAYIIGSTAGMSAVGAKPIVEVQFADYIWPGINQLVEELSKSCYLSAGKFPIQSLIRVPIGAYGGGGPYHSGSIESVLLSIRGIKVVYPSNAADMKGLMKAAFYDPNPVIMLEHKGLYWSKVPGTKEAKTAEPSKDYIIPLGKARQVLTAQDDVIKEKSSCVIITYGMGVYWAKAAASSLEGRVEILDLRSLNPIDWESIEAAVKRHNRAFVLTEEPLMNSFAESLAGRIGHRCFEFLDAPVQLLGAANLPAIPLNVELEKQVLPNAAKVERALAELLEY
- a CDS encoding RNA methyltransferase; this translates as MISKTTAKFIKSLQLKKYRKEEQSFLVEGKKSVQEVLQSDFEVTMLLATNDFIKDTIIPEEIEIIEASEKDLEKIGTLKSNNQALAVVKMKEDKRFTMSSSEYVIALDDINDPGNLGTIIRIADWYGISKVLASPNTADFYNPKVISASKGSFARVDVWYKDLSEVLSDVEVPVYGALLDGENVHQVSFSKGGILLMGNEAHGISAEIEKMVTSKITIPAYGRAESLNVAMATAIICDNVKRSLSAPL